From the Hevea brasiliensis isolate MT/VB/25A 57/8 chromosome 15, ASM3005281v1, whole genome shotgun sequence genome, one window contains:
- the LOC131173965 gene encoding nuclear pore complex protein NUP160-like, with product MSLLQEKYKAFHTGLPVTVAETLLRTDPQTELPLRLVHMFKDFRRDRTWGMTGQVSNPASLFRLYVDYGRFTEATNLLLEYLESFASVRPSELILRKRPFAAWFPYSTIERLWCQLDELINLGHMVDQCDKLKKLLHGALLNHLKLLKVDSDDALSSAAC from the exons ATGTCTTTACTGCAGGAAAAATATAAAGCTTTTCATACTGGATTGCCAGTAACTGTTGCTGAAACACTTCTTCGTACAGATCCTCAGACTGAATTACCTTTACGGCTAGTACATATGTTCAAG GACTTTCGAAGGGATAGAACATGGGGAATGACTGGCCAAGTATCGAATCCTGCATCTTTGTTCAGACTATATGTTGATTATGGTCGATTTACGGAAGCTACAAATTTGCTGCTCGAGTATTTGGAATCGTTTGCGTCAGTG AGACCATCGGAGCTGATACTTCGGAAAAGGCCATTTGCAGCATGGTTCCCATACTCGACAATAGAGCGTCTTTGGTGCCAACTTGATGAATTGATCAATTTGGGCCACATGGTGGATCAATGTGATAAGCTTAAAAAACTATTGCATGGAGCTTTGCTAAACCATCTGAAgctt CTAAAGGTGGACTCGGATGATGCATTATCTTCTGCTGCCTGTTGA